A DNA window from Fragaria vesca subsp. vesca linkage group LG3, FraVesHawaii_1.0, whole genome shotgun sequence contains the following coding sequences:
- the LOC101310587 gene encoding 60S ribosomal protein L41-like: MRAKWKKKRMRRLKRKRRKMRQRSK; the protein is encoded by the exons ATGAGGGCCAAG TGGAAGAAGAAGAGAATGAGGAGGTTGAAGAGGAAGCGCCGAAAGATGAGGCAGAGATCTAAGTAA